From a region of the Monodelphis domestica isolate mMonDom1 chromosome 8, mMonDom1.pri, whole genome shotgun sequence genome:
- the PIGZ gene encoding GPI mannosyltransferase 4, whose amino-acid sequence MWASRVLWGSLGFLRIAWCLLPQTGYLHPDEFFQSPEVMAEDVLGLEVYRPWEFLPSSPCRTVVFPLLTSGSVFWLLELLDQLDLWPGSVSSYTLLVGPRLVFTALSFALDWAVYRAAPLWGADPWHALVLLAGSYVTLVFYTRTLANAMEGLLFMWLLVLVSPGLGSDGADGKPSPRGGRHSWLLGALVAAGFFNRPTFLGFALLPLLFWSNGCTTVLALSMKPLVQSMLELLPGAMLVATMFVAVDTWYYCSRLGLGPHLVLTPAHFLSYNLDPQNLAQHGTHLRLTHLAVNGVLLFGILHLEAVMAAWRALKESFSLLAQRQTPWAHAWTILNRQNVLLLFYFVPLALLSLFSHQEPRFLVPLLGPLTLFSSQKGRGAAWWRAPAVTVFNVLGALFFGCLHQGGLVPCLSHLEHSIHSAAPKGQLSHFTLLFTHTYMPPRYLLYLRGQEPPVEVIDLGGADSGALCQTLDQLTSQSICNIAGGDRLCRIFVVTPGTVREAVATCPFHLRNETRVFPHLTLEDPPVLSDLLGSDWRNSLELYILEVGERREQ is encoded by the exons ATGTGGGCCTCCCGGGTGCTTTGGGGAAGCCTGGGCTTCCTGCGCATCGCCTGGTGTCTCCTCCCGCAGACGGGCTACCTGCATCCCGATGAATTCTTCCAGTCGCCCGAGGTCATGGCAG AAGACGTCCTGGGCCTCGAGGTCTATCGTCCCTGGGAATTCCTCCCCAGCTCACCCTGCCGGACGGTCGTGTTCCCTCTGCTGACCAGCGGCTCCGTGTTCTGGCTGCTGGAGCTGCTGGACCAGCTGGACCTCTGGCCAGGCTCAGTCAGCAGCTACACCCTGCTGGTCGGCCCCCGCCTGGTCTTCACAGCCCTCTCCTTTGCTCTGGACTGGGCCGTGTACCGGGCGGCGCCGCTCTGGGGGGCCGACCCTTGGCACGCCTTGGTCCTGCTGGCCGGCTCCTACGTCACCCTGGTCTTCTACACGAGGACCTTGGCCAACGCCATGGAGGGCCTGCTGTTCATGTGGCTGCTGGTGCTGGTCTCCCCGGGCCTGGGTAGTGACGGGGCCGATGGGAAACCGAGTCCCAGGGGTGGGAGGCACAGCTGGCTCCTGGGTGCCTTGGTGGCTGCAGGGTTCTTCAACAGGCCCACGTTCTTGGGCTTTGCCCTTCTGCCCCTGCTCTTCTGGTCCAATGGCTGCACCACAGTGCTGGCTCTTAGTATGAAGCCCCTGGTCCAGAGCATGCTGGAGCTGCTCCCCGGGGCCATGCTGGTGGCCACCATGTTTGTGGCTGTAGATACGTGGTACTACTGCTCCCGGCTAGGGCTGGGCCCCCACCTTGTCCTGACTCCCGCCCACTTCCTCAGCTATAACCTGGACCCCCAGAACCTGGCCCAACATGGCACCCACCTCCGCCTCACTCACCTGGCCGTCAATGGCGTCCTGCTCTTTGGGATTCTGCACCTCGAGGCAGTGATGGCTGCATGGAGAGCCCTGAAGGAAAGCTTCAGCCTCTTGGCTCAGCGTCAGACTCCTTGGGCCCATGCCTGGACCATCCTGAACAGGCAGAACGTCCTCCTCCTCTTCTACTTTGTCCCCCTGGCCCTGCTCTCCCTCTTCAGCCACCAAGAGCCCCGGTTCTTGGTCCCCCTCCTGGGGCCCTTGACTCTATTCAGCAGTCAGAAGGGCCGTGGGGCTGCCTGGTGGAGAGCCCCAGCAGTCACTGTCTTCAACGTTCTTGGGGCCTTGTTCTTTGGCTGCCTTCACCAGGGTGGCCTAGTTCCTTGCCTATCCCATTTGGAGCACAGTATTCACTCTGCAGCTCCCAAAGGCCAGCTCTCCCACTTCACCCTCCTCTTCACTCACACCTACATGCCACCCCGTTACCTCCTCTATCTGCGAGGGCAGGAGCCCCCCGTGGAGGTCATTGACCTCGGAGGGGCAGACAGTGGGGCCCTTTGCCAGACCCTTGACCAGCTCACCAGCCAGTCAATCTGCAACATTGCTGGGGGAGATCGGCTCTGCCGAATCTTTGTGGTGACCCCTGGGACAGTCAGGGAAGCCGTGGCCACCTGTCCCTTCCACCTGAGGAATGAGACCCGGGTGTTTCCCCACCTGACTCTGGAGGACCCGCCTGTGCTCTCTGACCTGCTGGGCAGTGACTGGAGGAACTCTCTTGAGCTCTACATCCTTGAAGTGGGAGAACGGAGGGAGCAATGA
- the NCBP2AS2 gene encoding protein NCBP2AS2: MVLRRFLLALINSQQLVERLAESRPIRRAAQLTAFAVLRAQLGIRDATRDLRGPVRRAARFGATFFRELRRGLQDRPSGGKDGPGRGLGD, from the coding sequence ATGGTGCTGCGGCGGTTCCTCCTGGCTCTCATCAACTCGCAGCAGCTCGTGGAGCGCCTGGCCGAGTCGAGGCCCATCCGCCGGGCGGCGCAGCTCACGGCTTTTGCCGTGCTGCGGGCACAGCTCGGGATCCGAGACGCGACGCGGGACCTGCGGGGGCCCGTGAGACGCGCCGCGCGCTTCGGGGCCACCTTCTTCCGGGAGCTCCGCCGCGGCCTCCAGGACCGGCCTTCCGGGGGCAAGGACGGCCCAGGCCGGGGACTGGGAGACTGA